The DNA segment ATTCACGTATGTGAATCAACTTCTTATATATGAATTCTAAATAAATGCTATCACAATAAAACGCTTTCATCAATAGACAAAATACATTATGTTTCGTTCAGACCATTCTGATGGGGCTGAGTCACATCAACTTTCAAGCTTATGTACACACAGCTTCTTACCCATTTAGAATAGAGAAAAGTCGATGGATTTAGTGGAGTAAACTAAATCCATCGACTATTTTTCTTTCTCTATTAATCTTAAAACCTGTTCTCAAGGATTATGATAAATGATTTGAATTAAACCCTGATTGCGACTTTTCCAGTACGAATGACGGGATGATTTCACCAATAATTTCATTCCTCGCATTTCGAATCTTTGGTTGATAGTACTTGTCTAATCCTTGCACCTGAGAATCTGTAAGTATGTTTAATTGAACTAGGATTTCCATTACAAATGGGTATAAGGCTCTCTTATAATCCCCATCCTCTATTTTCACAGCTATCCCGAGCCCTGTTTCTTTATCACCAATGCAATAAACAGATTCCGCCCCTAATTTTCCAAAAAACCTTCCACTTCCTACGTTCATGAAGTCCGTACAGAATCGATCTGTACCAGCCACCATCTCAGGATGCTTTGTCATAGCGCCCGTAATACGTGCGACTGCATTCGCACGTTTTTCACCAAACGCCTCTGGGCGGGCAAGTCTGGCAAAAGTATGAGCCAGTTTATCAATCGGCAGCCCAAACACAGGCACACCGCAGCCATCCAATCCAATTGCTATTTCTGCTTTAGGATACTGTGCTGCTTCCGCCATTGTATTCAAAATTCGTTGTTGGACAGGATGTTCCTGCTTATAATAATCATCCAAGGATTCCCCGAGGTACTTAGCTGTGAGCAGCATCCCCGTATGTTTCCCAGAGCAATTGCTGTAAAGCGGTGTTGGTTCTTGTTTTTGTTGAATCAAAGAGCGATAAACATCATCCGAGAAAGGAATGTGACTTCCGCACTGAAGATTTTCTTCATATAGACCAGCCCTTTTTAATAAGTTGGACACCGTTGAAGTATGCTGTTCTTCACTGCTGTGGGAAGAGCAAAACAGTGCTAAGTCTTTATCCTGCAAGTTATAATAATCTGCAGCCCCCGTTTCTACAATCGGAATCGTTTGAATCGGTTTGACAGATGAACGAGCATAAGTGACTCGCTGCGGATTACCGATAGAATATAACAGGTCACCGTCAGTGTTTACAATCGCAGCATGACCAAAGTGAGAACTTTCCATTCTACCGCCTCTATGTACTTCAATAACTTTTTTATATGACATACGTAAAACCCCCGGAACTTATTAGCAAATATATACTAACTAGTGTGAATATACGTCGACAATAATTTTCTGTCAATTAACTTAGAACCTATATGGTCATGTTCCAGTGAAATGCTATTGTAGGCTTTGACACTATAAGAGGTTGTTTCAATAAGTACCAAATGATAAGCGGCGAATCTCTTCGTTGGCTTGCTTCTAATTTGGCAACTTTTTGAACACTCACTATAAGGGGTTAAGTACTTCGAATAAATTATAGGATAAAAAGCCCATGACTTTTTATAAACTACCCAAGCCATGGACTTTACTCTTCCAATAAAACAAAAGATCAACTTCTTATTTTGCAGGAGCTAACTCAATCGCTTGATTTAAAGCTTCAAGCATACTTTTCTCATCAGCCACCCCTGAGCCGGCAATGTCAAATGCTGTCCCGTGATCTACACTTGTACGTATGATCGGAAGACCAACTGTGATATTCACTCCTGCATCAAGCCCCAGAACCTTGATTGGCCCGTGCCCTTGATCATGGTACATAGCCACCACAATATCAAAGTCTCCTCTTACAGCCCTAAAGAACAGGGTATCTGCAGGCAAGGGACCTTGTACGTCAATCCCTTCTTGCTGGGCACGCTCCACTCCAGGAATCACTTTTTCTTCTTCTTCGCCATTTCCAAACAAACCATTTTCACCAGCATGAGGGTTAATCCCGCACACCGCAATTTTTGGCTGATTGTTCCCTGCGCTTTTTAGTGTATCATGGGCCATCCTCACTACATCATAGACACGATCAGGATTAATCATTTTCACTGCATCTAGTAATCCAACATGAGTTGTCACATGAATCACTTTTAATTTAGGAGAGGACAGCATCATTGAAAAATCTTTCGTGTTTGTCAGTTCTGCTAGTATTTCCGTATGACCTGGATACAAATGCCCCCTTTGTGAAGAGCTTCCTTATTAAGAGGAGCGGTACAAATCGCATCGATTTTCCCCTTGTTAGCAAGTTCAATAGCTGTACTCAAATATTCAAATGCAGCATGACCTGCTTCAGTAGATACCTCTCCGTAGGCTAGATTTTCCGGTAAGAGATCTAGATCAAGACAGAGAATATCATCATTTTGAATTTTGAATTCCTCGTCTTTTTTCACTGTCTTGAACGTGACATCAATGTCAAGCACCCGAGCCGCCCGCTCAAGCATTTTTTGATCCCCTATGACTAATGGAATGGCTTGGTCATTAATACGGTGGTGAGCCAGGCTTTTCATGATTATTTCCGGCCCCACACCTGCTGCATCACCCATAGTGATACCGATGATTGGTTTCTTGCTCATTTTCACTTTCTCCTTTCAACTGTTGAATAGCATTGTAAATAGACGCAGGTTCTCCAAAGGCTCCTGCTTTTGTAATAACCTGGATTGAAGTTTCTACACCGAGCAGGCTTCCTTGAGGGATCCCCGCTTCAAGTTGACGGGTGAGTCTGAATCCTGTAGCGCCTAAACAATGAGCAACATACTTTGCCGTGTCTCCTCCAGTTAAAACTAAGGCACGCAAATCAGAAACTTGTTCTATCACTTCTTTTGTAATTGCTCCTAATGCTTGTGAGATTCTGCTTCCCACTTCCATCGGCGTCATTTTCATTTGCTTAGCTAAAGCTTTCACTTTCTCTCTTGCCTCTTGTGTAGAAGGTACATATAAAACAACACTTTTTTGGTTGTTAAATGCTTCTACACAAGAATTTATATATATCTGTTTATATTTATCCCATTCGTCTCGAAAAATTTGTTCTGTCTCTACTTCTACCGATTGCGTGTCTTGTTGCGTAACAGCATATTTAATTTGACCTTGTGTAGTTTGAGAAAGACTTCCGCATACGGTAAGAACCTGTGAATATGGAATCGTTTCTTTATGAACTTTTTCCCCGCTAATCTGAAGAACATCTGGAAGCACTTCCGCCAAACCCGCAGACCCTGCCCACACAACTTGATCAGTGTACTTATTTATCTGCTCCGCAATCTCTTTTAAATCGCCCTGATCCCGCGCGTCACAAACTAGGTAGTGAACACCTTCTTGCTCTAAACGTTTTAATTTCTCCTGCCAAGCTTCTGTGCCCCCTGATAATACCTGTGTGTCAATCTCTACTACCTTCTCGTTTGTTTGCTTTTGAATAATAGAAGCAATACGAGCTTCTTTTACAGGATGTTTCGGGTCTTGTGCAAGCTCCGTCTCCGAAATAGGGGTTCCTTTCAGCAAATGGACCCCCTTTTCGGTAGTACGTCCGTAAGGGGGAAAGGCAGGGGCAACTACAAGGAAGGTAGGGGCAAAAACCTCCTTCATTGCCTGTAGTTCAACTCCTATATACCCTCTTAACGTCGAATCCATTTTCTTATAAATATGCTGATAACCAGTTTCAAATAAGAATTGAGCTGATTTTTTAGTAGTTTGATAGGCTTGGTCTTTGCTAAGGGCCCTTGAATCTGTATCAATGACAATGGTTTCATCGAGTTTCTGATCTTGATCAGGAATCTGGAAAAATACAGAGGTTTCCAAGCCTTTCTCTTTCAATTGCACACCACTATCATTAGCACCAGTTAGATCGTCTGCAATAATTCCAAATTTATAGTTCATCCGCAACTCCTCACTTCCATCGAAAACTAACTATGCTGTGGCATTACGTTTATAATCTTCTGCATAGTCATCAGGTAATTTGACACCTTTTTTCTCTAATCGTTTGACTAAGAAACCAACATAAATCGGAAGTAGTATCGCTGTCGTTACAGTGGATGCGGCAACCTGGACTGTTGCTAGTTCAACAACCCCAGCAAAACCCGCGTTAGCTGCTGCAATGGCCGCAGGTGTCGCGACAGCATTTCCAGCCGTTGATCCTTCAGCTGCTCCTGCTATAGGGTTCCATTTGAAGGCTTTAAATACAAAGTATCCTGCTGTACCTGTAACAAATGTAGTGGCCAAACCTAGTAATATTCCTGATAAGCCACCTTCAATAATTTTGCTAAAATCAATGCCCATACCAAGTGCAAAAGCGAAAAACGGAATGAGCATGGAGCTTCCTTGGTCGAGGAACGATCTCATTTCTTCATCAAGATTACCTAGCACCATCCCTACAATAATAGGCAGTAAAACGGCGATAAATGAAGTGATAGAGAATAATCCATCAACAAATCCCATCGCACCAAAAATAGATAAGGCTACCATCGTAAAGAAAGGTCCATCGTTTAGAGCTAGCAATGAATACGCGGCTCGGTCTGTTTTATTACCGTATTGCCCAACTACTGCAATATAAAGACCACCGTTACTATTGGTCATTGCAGCGATGATGGCGATAGGAGCAAGACCCAGCCAAAGTCCGTTTTCACCAGCAAAGAAGTATGCCAACAGGCCAAAAGCAGCTCCCACTATCCATTTAGTCGTTAGAAGTGTAGCTCCTTTACCAAGGCTGACCCCTACAGTCTTCAAGTTGATTTGAGCCCCTGTGCATAAAAGGAACAAGGCAATTAACGTACTGGCACCATCTACGAACAATGCTTGCGTGAAGTTGCCAATCCGCAGTAAATCGGGGACGAGTGTATTAAGAATTGCTGCTAATAGCAACGGTACTACCATCATACCGCCGGGAATCTTCTCCAAAGTTGCTTTGATTTTCATCTTTCTTCCTCCCTCTTTTATTTTTGTTGAATAATTAAACACTAAATATAATTAAAACGTTTTCATATTCCATTTTAAAATAAAAAGTCTTAATATGCAACAAATTAAAAAGAAATAATAAATGAAAATACTAGACCAATCATAAATATGTTTATTTTTGCAACAATAAACGCAAGCTTATGAATTAAGCTTGCGCCACAATGTCGTTCTATTTATTCCAAGTCTTTTAGCTGCTCTCGATTGATTCATACCTTCTTGCTCCATGACTTTTCGGATAATCGTTTTTTCCATATGCTTTAGATCACCCTCTATGTGAAGATTTTCGGATGAATCCTCTTCGGTAGAATGACCTTGTTTTAACTTGCTGATCACTTTCGCAGCACCTGATGGTTCAACGTAGTAGCCGCTACTGTTTAGGATTAACTCTTCCGTAACTTGTTTTAATTGATCAATGTTGCCCGGCCAATGATAATTCTGGAGTATTTCTAAAGCTTTAGGCCGTATTCCGATGGTTTCACAACCATTTTTTGTATGAGCTTCTGTGATAAACGATTGTATAAACTCCTGTATATCTTCCATACGTTCTCTCAGCGGAAGAAAATGCATATTTAGCTTTGCCATTTTATAATACAAATCATGACTAAACAGCCCTTGTTCTAGGAGGGAATGCACGGAATGATCAGAAACGGCTATGATGCGAAATTGACTGGATAATCGATAGAGCAATTTCAGCATAAGACCTTGGGCATCTAAATTAAGTTTATGAATATTATTGCAGACGAAAGTACCTGGTTCAAGCAAAGGAGGGTGTTCATTTTCGATTAATATTTTCAGATCCTGAGAAGATAAATACTCTGCATCCATTAAAACAATAGGCGCAGATTGACCAAACATTTCAAAATGTAGATTACGGGCAAAGGTCATTTTCCCCGTACCTGGTTCTCCCTCCAACCATATAGAAGAATCCACCTTAGCATAATCCGCTAAATTGTCCTCCATCTGTATAGCTATCGAACTACTCCCTGAAATGGGTACATGTGACGTATGTGTAGCTACTTGCATTCCCTCTACACGTTTATTAAAGTACGATTTTTGAAATAAAAAACACACAATTCGCTCTTTTATATCTGCTAAATACCCGTAGACCTCGTACATCGTATGATTTATTTCAACTTTACTCCATTGACTACGCTTATCCTCAAGAACTCGGCTTAACATCTGGTTGATCATGGGGAGCTCCATCACATCTTTTGCTCCCAATACTTCTTTTAAAATTTTATTTTCTACAATGATTTTTCCATTGGCATCTACCATGAGAAGAGCCTGGGGTAGAGTATCCAATAACTGTGCATGCAACGAATGGTGGCGATGTAATCTATCAAAAAGTTTATGCATTCTTTTCGCTTCATCAAATGCTTCCATAATCGCCTCTTTTCCTGAGGTGATCAATATACCTTGAAGCCCAACTTTCTCTGCATTTTGAACAGTTACCACATCACCAATTACGACCCCGTATTTCTCTTGTTTCAACACCTTCAAGTGCCCAGCAACTTCTTCTTCATTTTGAATAGTTACCGTTTTAACATCCATATCTAAAATACTGCATATCGTGGAGGCCCCTTGAGAGATATTAGGAAAACCGACTAGAGCTGCTTTACCTCGCATTCCTTTAAGCAAAGTAAAAACACGTAACATATCATATCCCGTTACTTTTATATCGACAACTGGCATTCCAACAGCTTCTTCAATTAAAGAGGCTGTACCTCCACGACTAATAATCACATCATATCCTTGTGATTCTGCGT comes from the Halobacillus shinanisalinarum genome and includes:
- a CDS encoding asparaginase translates to MSYKKVIEVHRGGRMESSHFGHAAIVNTDGDLLYSIGNPQRVTYARSSVKPIQTIPIVETGAADYYNLQDKDLALFCSSHSSEEQHTSTVSNLLKRAGLYEENLQCGSHIPFSDDVYRSLIQQKQEPTPLYSNCSGKHTGMLLTAKYLGESLDDYYKQEHPVQQRILNTMAEAAQYPKAEIAIGLDGCGVPVFGLPIDKLAHTFARLARPEAFGEKRANAVARITGAMTKHPEMVAGTDRFCTDFMNVGSGRFFGKLGAESVYCIGDKETGLGIAVKIEDGDYKRALYPFVMEILVQLNILTDSQVQGLDKYYQPKIRNARNEIIGEIIPSFVLEKSQSGFNSNHLS
- a CDS encoding four-carbon acid sugar kinase family protein; the encoded protein is MNYKFGIIADDLTGANDSGVQLKEKGLETSVFFQIPDQDQKLDETIVIDTDSRALSKDQAYQTTKKSAQFLFETGYQHIYKKMDSTLRGYIGVELQAMKEVFAPTFLVVAPAFPPYGRTTEKGVHLLKGTPISETELAQDPKHPVKEARIASIIQKQTNEKVVEIDTQVLSGGTEAWQEKLKRLEQEGVHYLVCDARDQGDLKEIAEQINKYTDQVVWAGSAGLAEVLPDVLQISGEKVHKETIPYSQVLTVCGSLSQTTQGQIKYAVTQQDTQSVEVETEQIFRDEWDKYKQIYINSCVEAFNNQKSVVLYVPSTQEAREKVKALAKQMKMTPMEVGSRISQALGAITKEVIEQVSDLRALVLTGGDTAKYVAHCLGATGFRLTRQLEAGIPQGSLLGVETSIQVITKAGAFGEPASIYNAIQQLKGESENEQETNHRYHYG
- a CDS encoding 2-keto-3-deoxygluconate permease; this encodes MKIKATLEKIPGGMMVVPLLLAAILNTLVPDLLRIGNFTQALFVDGASTLIALFLLCTGAQINLKTVGVSLGKGATLLTTKWIVGAAFGLLAYFFAGENGLWLGLAPIAIIAAMTNSNGGLYIAVVGQYGNKTDRAAYSLLALNDGPFFTMVALSIFGAMGFVDGLFSITSFIAVLLPIIVGMVLGNLDEEMRSFLDQGSSMLIPFFAFALGMGIDFSKIIEGGLSGILLGLATTFVTGTAGYFVFKAFKWNPIAGAAEGSTAGNAVATPAAIAAANAGFAGVVELATVQVAASTVTTAILLPIYVGFLVKRLEKKGVKLPDDYAEDYKRNATA
- a CDS encoding sigma-54-dependent Fis family transcriptional regulator, whose translation is MIKVLVVAPYQGLAEAMKLWKFEQDQLSIDIHIGNLEEGVKIARNAESQGYDVIISRGGTASLIEEAVGMPVVDIKVTGYDMLRVFTLLKGMRGKAALVGFPNISQGASTICSILDMDVKTVTIQNEEEVAGHLKVLKQEKYGVVIGDVVTVQNAEKVGLQGILITSGKEAIMEAFDEAKRMHKLFDRLHRHHSLHAQLLDTLPQALLMVDANGKIIVENKILKEVLGAKDVMELPMINQMLSRVLEDKRSQWSKVEINHTMYEVYGYLADIKERIVCFLFQKSYFNKRVEGMQVATHTSHVPISGSSSIAIQMEDNLADYAKVDSSIWLEGEPGTGKMTFARNLHFEMFGQSAPIVLMDAEYLSSQDLKILIENEHPPLLEPGTFVCNNIHKLNLDAQGLMLKLLYRLSSQFRIIAVSDHSVHSLLEQGLFSHDLYYKMAKLNMHFLPLRERMEDIQEFIQSFITEAHTKNGCETIGIRPKALEILQNYHWPGNIDQLKQVTEELILNSSGYYVEPSGAAKVISKLKQGHSTEEDSSENLHIEGDLKHMEKTIIRKVMEQEGMNQSRAAKRLGINRTTLWRKLNS